From Arachis stenosperma cultivar V10309 chromosome 2, arast.V10309.gnm1.PFL2, whole genome shotgun sequence, one genomic window encodes:
- the LOC130963335 gene encoding uncharacterized protein LOC130963335 — MDLLKQQRPRKLNLNAPLLSTKRYCFSSPSDNNSLCAGAGVPFSWEQAPGKPKHNDKNDYAEAGDTPRPRLPPPVANVSNDDDDEVYSDAMDVFSLSEALDIVQKKSEKARYNNNSNTNEGLLRLKIQESDGYQSPTYMINRFLPDATALAASSALHFPSNCDEKGCETCSYQECCLSPARSSAVRNDNYNDNAYSYSYSYSPKSCYCGLEVLLPWRVKHKLCSMKSPVLLPPLKKKKAEEHNQRSAAKQKKRRRRSSSSTLTHLPCSCTNSKEDSI; from the coding sequence ATGGACTTGTTAAAACAACAACGCCCAAGAAAGCTGAACTTGAATGCGCCACTTTTATCAACAAAGCGTTACTGTTTTTCTTCACCGTCAGATAATAATTCACTGTGTGCAGGTGCAGGAGTTCCATTTTCGTGGGAGCAAGCACCGGGAAAGCCAAAGCACAATGACAAGAATGATTACGCCGAAGCCGGCGACACCCCTCGGCCAAGACTACCACCACCGGTCGCTAATGTTAGTAACGACGACGACGACGAGGTTTACTCAGATGCTATGGATGTTTTCTCTCTTTCAGAAGCTCTGGACATTGTTCAAAAGAAATCAGAGAAGGCGCGTTACAATAACAATAGCAACACTAACGAAGGATTGTTGCGATTAAAGATTCAAGAATCTGACGGTTACCAATCGCCGACTTACATGATCAACCGCTTCCTTCCCGATGCGACGGCGTTGGCCGCCTCCTCCGCATTGCATTTTCCGAGCAACTGCGACGAGAAAGGTTGCGAAACGTGCAGTTACCAAGAATGTTGTTTATCACCAGCAAGATCCTCCGCCGTGAGAAACGATAATTATAACGAtaatgcttattcttattcttattcttactCTCCGAAAAGTTGTTATTGCGGCCTTGAGGTTCTGTTGCCGTGGCGCGTGAAGCATAAGCTTTGTTCCATGAAGAGCCCTGTGTTGTTGCCGCCTCTTAAGAAGAAGAAGGCGGAGGAGCATAATCAGCGCAGTGCCGCCAAGCAGAAGAAGCGTCGGCGTCGTTCTTCGTCATCAACACTTACACACTTGCCTTGTTCTTGTACAAATTCTAAGGAGGATAGTATATGA